The genome window TCTATTTTTTGATCACCAGCAAACAAAAAAAGTTTGTCGCTACCGCGTGTTGCTTTCGTGTAATTTTTTATGAACGCTTGCTGTACGTGGCTTGGTACGCTGAGTGGTACTGGTATTGTTGGCATTGTCTTTAACCTTTTGATTATCTTTCTAATTTTAATAGTATTTGCCTTGCTCAGTTCGTCACCCTGGACTTTGATCCAGGGTCCATTTCTAAAAGATAAAACCTATGTTTTTTACCTGAGTATAACCATGGATACCGGCTCATGGGCCGGTATGACGAGTGTTTGGAGATGCTCAGCATAAAATGTGTAAATCCTCAGCTTTTCGTAAGTATTTCAAAACATTTTGGACAGTAGTGGATTAAGCCCCGGGTGACGAGTATTTATTCCCTTGAGTTATTACGATCTGCATCTTGTTATCCCGTTTTGTATCTTGTTATCCCCGGCCTCTACCTCGTCATCCCGGCCTGTGAGCCGGGATCTAGAACTTGTGTTTCCTTTTAACACCCAGGCTAGCATGAAGCGAAAAATAAAGTCAGTAGTTTTAACGTTGTGCGAGAAACTGCTTTGCACTCAAAACAAACTTGTGTGGACATGGGCAACCAAGTGGCCGTGGTGTTGTACTAACTTCCTCAACAAAACCAAGGCGTGTGCATACCTGTGCAGATTTTTTGTGTAACGTTCCATCAATGTCTGGAACACAGGCGTACAAGCGTGGTGCATTGGTCAGTGCAAAATAAAATGAGATGAGTGCTTGCGCTGCTTCAGTGATATATCCCTTGCCTTGCTGTCCTGGGCTGAGCCAGTAACCAATTTTCCAGCAGTCGTCCGCTTGTGGAGTATGAAAACTTATTGAGCCGATCATCGTGTCAGTGTTTGGTAAAAAGAGAAAATATTTCCAGAGGGTGAGTGTCTTTTTCCCCTCGCATCGTTTTGCAATACTGTTACGCCAGAAGGTAATTGACTGTCGTGCTTTGGCCGTTGACCACGGACCTGGTGAGTTGCCACAAAAAAGTGTTTTACGCACAGCCTGTGGGCAAGCCGTAAACAGTTGTAGCGCGAGCGTGTCAAGCTCGGTGTCTTTGTAACGTGTGATTGCGTGCAGGCTGAGCCGCTGCGTGGTGAGCTGGTCTGGC of Campylobacterota bacterium contains these proteins:
- a CDS encoding GNAT family N-acetyltransferase — its product is MLSRLSHYFLPLVLYTHTCAHIPSPPDQLTTQRLSLHAITRYKDTELDTLALQLFTACPQAVRKTLFCGNSPGPWSTAKARQSITFWRNSIAKRCEGKKTLTLWKYFLFLPNTDTMIGSISFHTPQADDCWKIGYWLSPGQQGKGYITEAAQALISFYFALTNAPRLYACVPDIDGTLHKKSAQVCTRLGFVEEVSTTPRPLGCPCPHKFVLSAKQFLAQR